From Chitinophagaceae bacterium, the proteins below share one genomic window:
- a CDS encoding cbb3-type cytochrome c oxidase subunit I: MSVATLQHSDVHGAHDAHHEHHHHETFITKYVFSQDHKMIARQFLITGIIWAIIGGMFSVVFRLQLGYPESTFPWLEDIFGHWAAGGKLKPEFYYALVTMHGTILVFFVLTAGLSGTFANFLIPLQIGARDMASPFLNMLSYWFFFLASIIMFCSLFVQTGPASGGWTIYPPLSALGDASSGSKIGMDLWLVSMAMFIVSSLLGGLNYITTILNMRTKGMSMTRLPLTIWALFFTAVLGVLSFPVLLSGAILLLFDRNLGTSFYLSDIVIAGKILPNEGGSAILFQHLFWFLGHPEVYIILLPAMGMSSEIISVNSRKPIFGYMAMVGSLFAIAILAFLVWAHHMFVTGLNPFLGSVFVLLTLLIAVPSAIKVFNWLTTLWRGSIRFTPGMLFAIGFVSLFISGGLTGIYLGNSALDLHLHDTYFVVAHFHIVMGVASFFGMFAGVYHWFPKMFGRYLNNTMAYIHFWVTIVGAYLIFWPMHYEGLAGMPRRYYDYSNWESFKMFGGLNEFISFVAMVVFAAQLLFVFNFFYSIFKGRKVTTSNPWGSNTLEWTTPIKPGHGNWVGEIPEVHRGAYDYGKDGKEFIPQNTPVGENESRH, encoded by the coding sequence GCCATCATCGGTGGTATGTTCTCTGTTGTATTCCGTTTGCAATTGGGCTATCCGGAATCTACCTTCCCCTGGCTGGAAGATATTTTTGGCCATTGGGCTGCAGGGGGTAAACTTAAACCTGAATTTTATTATGCACTGGTTACCATGCATGGAACCATCCTGGTATTCTTTGTATTAACGGCCGGCCTGAGCGGAACCTTCGCAAACTTTCTTATACCGTTGCAGATCGGTGCAAGAGATATGGCTTCGCCTTTCTTAAATATGCTGAGCTACTGGTTCTTCTTTCTTGCTTCCATCATCATGTTCTGCTCTTTGTTTGTTCAAACAGGACCTGCCAGCGGTGGCTGGACAATTTATCCTCCCTTGAGTGCACTTGGTGATGCATCAAGCGGAAGTAAAATAGGGATGGACCTTTGGCTGGTCAGTATGGCCATGTTCATTGTTTCGTCTTTATTAGGGGGCCTTAATTATATTACTACCATCTTGAACATGCGTACAAAAGGAATGAGCATGACCCGTTTGCCTCTTACAATATGGGCCCTGTTCTTTACTGCTGTACTCGGTGTTCTTTCTTTCCCGGTGCTTTTATCTGGCGCTATCCTGTTATTGTTCGACCGGAACCTGGGAACAAGTTTTTATTTAAGTGATATTGTTATTGCAGGTAAGATCTTACCGAACGAAGGCGGAAGCGCCATCTTATTCCAGCATCTTTTCTGGTTCCTCGGGCATCCCGAAGTATACATCATCTTATTGCCGGCCATGGGTATGAGTTCGGAGATCATCAGTGTGAACAGCCGTAAGCCGATATTTGGTTACATGGCCATGGTGGGTTCATTGTTTGCCATTGCCATACTTGCATTCCTGGTATGGGCACACCATATGTTTGTAACGGGGCTCAATCCTTTCCTCGGATCTGTCTTCGTACTGCTTACTTTACTTATTGCGGTACCATCCGCTATCAAAGTATTTAACTGGCTTACCACTTTATGGAGGGGAAGTATCCGCTTTACACCGGGTATGCTGTTTGCCATTGGATTTGTAAGCTTATTCATCAGCGGCGGGTTAACGGGTATCTACCTGGGAAACTCTGCGCTTGACCTTCACCTGCACGATACGTATTTTGTAGTTGCTCACTTCCATATCGTAATGGGTGTGGCATCTTTCTTCGGTATGTTCGCAGGGGTATACCACTGGTTCCCTAAAATGTTTGGCCGTTACCTGAACAATACGATGGCATACATACATTTCTGGGTTACCATTGTGGGAGCTTACCTGATCTTCTGGCCCATGCACTACGAAGGGCTTGCCGGTATGCCACGCCGCTATTATGATTATTCCAACTGGGAATCATTTAAAATGTTTGGCGGACTGAATGAATTCATAAGTTTTGTTGCCATGGTCGTATTTGCTGCGCAGTTGTTGTTTGTATTCAATTTCTTCTACAGCATTTTCAAAGGAAGAAAGGTTACCACTTCAAATCCATGGGGTTCCAATACACTGGAATGGACAACACCGATCAAGCCTGGCCATGGTAACTGGGTTGGCGAGATCCCGGAAGTGCATCGTGGTGCGTATGATTATGGTAAGGACGGAAAAGAATTCATTCCGCAGAATACACCGGTGGGCGAGAATGAATCACGCCACTGA
- the cyoE gene encoding protoheme IX farnesyltransferase gives MSNSTSFKLVSKVKDYFQLIKFTLSFMVVFSTVVAFLIAPNEQFYVRDKITSVLLLFVAGMLVTGSANAINQLLEKTSDALMKRTAKRPVASGRMGMQEAGIFAFLTGGAGVFMMWWYFNVESALVSLFSLFLYGFIYTPLKKVNSVSVLVGAVPGALPCLIGWLAAFGNGTIAWTGGWVLFGIQFLWQFPHFWAIAWLAHKDYTTAGFKLLPADKGPTRFTAMQSIIYSALMIPMGLLPYYTGISGLSSLFVLLGCNGWMVFVSIILFIRMDAKSARRVMFSSYFYLMIVLLALFADRTVH, from the coding sequence ATGAGCAACTCAACCTCGTTTAAGCTGGTGAGTAAAGTGAAAGATTACTTTCAGCTTATCAAGTTCACGTTGAGCTTCATGGTAGTGTTCAGTACGGTGGTTGCCTTTTTAATTGCACCCAACGAACAGTTCTATGTACGGGATAAAATAACATCAGTTCTTTTACTTTTTGTTGCAGGAATGCTGGTGACCGGTTCGGCAAATGCCATTAACCAGTTGCTGGAAAAGACATCCGATGCATTGATGAAGCGTACGGCCAAAAGACCGGTTGCCAGTGGCAGAATGGGTATGCAGGAGGCCGGGATCTTTGCCTTCCTCACAGGAGGCGCCGGGGTATTCATGATGTGGTGGTATTTCAACGTGGAAAGCGCCCTGGTGAGTTTATTCAGCCTGTTCTTGTACGGCTTTATTTACACACCCCTGAAGAAGGTCAATTCTGTTTCTGTGCTTGTTGGCGCTGTCCCGGGGGCCCTGCCCTGTTTGATCGGATGGCTTGCTGCTTTTGGAAACGGAACCATTGCATGGACAGGCGGTTGGGTGTTATTTGGCATCCAGTTCCTTTGGCAGTTCCCGCATTTTTGGGCAATAGCCTGGCTGGCGCATAAAGATTATACAACAGCAGGGTTCAAACTGTTGCCGGCAGACAAAGGACCAACCCGGTTCACCGCCATGCAAAGTATCATTTACAGTGCATTGATGATACCGATGGGGCTCCTGCCGTATTATACCGGCATCAGCGGGTTATCAAGCCTGTTTGTTTTGCTGGGCTGCAACGGGTGGATGGTTTTTGTGAGCATAATATTATTCATCCGCATGGATGCAAAAAGCGCCCGAAGGGTAATGTTCAGTTCTTATTTTTATTTAATGATCGTTTTGCTGGCATTGTTTGCAGACAGGACGGTTCATTAA
- a CDS encoding heme-copper oxidase subunit III, whose protein sequence is MSSVVMEQRKKIHPHKFTLWVGIGSLVMMFAGLTSAYIVKRNQANWQTFELPQIFWYSTVAILLSSVTIYLAEKAFKQREMKKYRQLLAITVALGVLFMVSQGLGFQQLWARGITLQSNVSYSFLYVIVGLHGMHVLGGVIAMLFLFARAFSSRIRIYNSVPVELVSIYWHFVDVLWIYLLIFLMMIR, encoded by the coding sequence ATGAGTAGCGTGGTAATGGAACAACGAAAAAAAATTCATCCGCATAAGTTTACCCTGTGGGTGGGCATTGGAAGCCTGGTGATGATGTTTGCAGGGTTAACAAGTGCTTATATAGTAAAACGAAACCAGGCCAACTGGCAGACATTTGAACTGCCGCAGATATTCTGGTACAGTACGGTTGCTATTTTACTGAGCAGTGTGACCATTTACCTGGCGGAGAAAGCGTTTAAGCAGCGGGAGATGAAGAAGTACAGGCAGTTACTGGCCATTACCGTGGCTCTGGGAGTTCTTTTCATGGTTTCACAGGGGCTGGGTTTTCAGCAGTTATGGGCAAGGGGAATTACGCTGCAGTCAAATGTATCGTACTCTTTTTTGTATGTGATCGTTGGTCTCCATGGAATGCATGTGCTGGGTGGAGTGATCGCTATGCTGTTCCTGTTTGCCAGGGCATTCAGCAGCAGGATAAGGATCTACAACAGCGTGCCGGTTGAACTGGTAAGCATCTACTGGCATTTTGTAGATGTGCTCTGGATATATTTATTGATCTTTTTAATGATGATACGATAA
- a CDS encoding cytochrome c oxidase subunit 3, whose protein sequence is MSTTAMPTNTKWWNGGRSPFNASYGKVMMWYFLMSDAFTFGAFLISYGTIRFSVNSWADPNQVFNAFPGFGHQNLPLAFVSLMTFILIFSSVTMVLAVHEGHKMNRKGVEKYMILTILGGLAFLGCQAWEWTHLLTGEHIAMLGDGSLSVVPTTVKMNPWGTHVAADAVAAALQSTPHDKLVEIASTLQHGGAAHDLTAKSAGELITAIQASPELHVTHTGPIAFGGYFFGITGFHGFHVFSGVVINVVMWAKTRLGHFDERGHYEMIEKAGLYWHFVDLVWVFVFLCFYLI, encoded by the coding sequence ATGTCAACAACAGCGATGCCAACAAATACCAAATGGTGGAACGGGGGCCGGAGCCCTTTCAACGCCAGCTATGGTAAAGTGATGATGTGGTACTTTTTGATGAGTGATGCGTTCACCTTTGGAGCATTCCTTATCAGCTACGGTACCATCCGTTTCAGTGTTAACAGCTGGGCCGATCCGAACCAGGTGTTCAATGCATTTCCGGGTTTCGGGCACCAGAACCTGCCACTGGCATTTGTTAGTTTAATGACCTTCATTTTGATCTTCAGCTCAGTTACCATGGTACTGGCTGTGCACGAAGGACATAAAATGAACAGGAAGGGAGTTGAGAAATACATGATACTGACCATTCTCGGCGGACTTGCGTTCCTGGGTTGCCAGGCATGGGAATGGACGCACCTGCTGACCGGCGAACATATTGCCATGCTGGGCGATGGTTCATTGTCGGTAGTGCCCACTACGGTTAAGATGAATCCATGGGGAACACATGTGGCCGCGGATGCGGTAGCCGCAGCGCTGCAAAGCACCCCGCATGACAAGCTGGTTGAAATTGCTTCTACCCTGCAGCATGGAGGCGCTGCACATGATTTAACAGCCAAATCAGCCGGGGAACTTATAACTGCCATACAGGCTTCGCCTGAACTTCATGTTACCCATACAGGGCCCATTGCCTTTGGAGGATATTTCTTCGGCATCACCGGCTTCCACGGCTTCCACGTATTCAGCGGTGTGGTCATCAATGTGGTGATGTGGGCTAAAACAAGACTGGGCCATTTTGACGAAAGAGGCCACTATGAAATGATCGAGAAAGCCGGTTTATACTGGCACTTTGTGGACCTGGTCTGGGTATTCGTATTCCTTTGTTTCTACCTTATTTAA
- a CDS encoding cytochrome C oxidase subunit IV family protein encodes MSEHAASSSEITFAHAPAEGTGRIWKVFWLLSAVTVIELVLGFGLAKHWYGDPATSHAVILFVKGVICILSLAKAFYIVSVFMHLGDEIRNMIMTIVVPLCLFLWFIGAFLWDGDSWKNLRNTNAGSRPAQTEQHHQPAVDKDAKK; translated from the coding sequence ATGAGTGAACATGCTGCATCTTCTTCAGAAATAACCTTTGCACATGCGCCGGCAGAAGGTACCGGGCGTATCTGGAAAGTGTTCTGGCTCCTGTCTGCGGTTACTGTTATTGAACTGGTACTTGGCTTTGGACTGGCAAAACACTGGTACGGAGACCCGGCAACAAGTCATGCGGTGATCCTTTTTGTAAAGGGCGTTATCTGTATCCTGTCGCTTGCCAAGGCATTTTATATTGTATCGGTGTTCATGCACCTGGGCGATGAGATCCGGAATATGATCATGACCATTGTGGTTCCGCTTTGTTTATTCCTCTGGTTCATAGGCGCCTTCCTCTGGGACGGTGACAGCTGGAAGAACCTGCGTAATACCAATGCGGGCAGCCGTCCTGCACAAACAGAACAACATCACCAGCCCGCTGTTGATAAGGACGCAAAGAAATAG
- a CDS encoding SCO family protein, with product MNKKAILALLLAIAMPLAGYFIVKHYSKEAVHMPRRYFTPDTVIVSEKNGKTVTDTIWHKAKNIRFTNQLGKKVSLDDLHGKVLVVDFFFTRCPSICPGMARSMKRLQDSFTKNDSIVQFISISVDPEHDSVPQLRKFADRYNANHDTWWFVTGDKKEIYDFALNELKASLADTEVDTAFIHTENFFLLDSNRVVRGWYNGFDTVKQAQLVRDIPLLMLERDKKAPSVFRDLIPILPVIFTAIGIVIVVIVILNNKRNKKP from the coding sequence ATGAACAAAAAAGCAATTTTAGCGCTCCTCCTTGCCATCGCAATGCCCCTTGCAGGGTATTTCATTGTAAAGCATTACAGCAAGGAAGCCGTGCACATGCCCCGCCGGTATTTTACACCCGATACCGTTATTGTATCTGAAAAGAACGGGAAGACCGTTACGGATACCATCTGGCATAAAGCAAAGAATATCCGGTTCACCAACCAGCTCGGTAAGAAAGTCTCACTGGATGACCTCCATGGGAAAGTGCTGGTGGTTGATTTCTTCTTTACCCGCTGCCCGAGTATTTGCCCCGGCATGGCCCGCAGTATGAAACGGCTGCAGGATTCTTTTACAAAGAACGACAGTATTGTTCAGTTCATTTCCATCAGCGTGGATCCGGAACACGATTCCGTGCCACAGTTGCGTAAATTTGCCGACCGTTATAATGCCAACCACGACACGTGGTGGTTTGTGACCGGCGATAAAAAGGAAATTTATGATTTCGCATTGAATGAACTGAAAGCAAGTCTTGCGGATACCGAAGTTGACACGGCATTCATCCATACCGAAAATTTCTTCCTGCTCGACAGTAACCGGGTTGTACGGGGTTGGTATAATGGTTTTGATACGGTGAAGCAGGCGCAACTGGTAAGGGATATCCCCCTGCTGATGCTGGAGAGAGATAAAAAAGCGCCGTCGGTATTCCGGGATCTTATTCCCATACTGCCCGTGATCTTTACCGCCATCGGAATTGTGATCGTGGTGATCGTGATCTTAAATAATAAACGGAATAAAAAGCCTTAG
- a CDS encoding DUF420 domain-containing protein codes for MLQPSLKKNDKKARVLIFTLSAIVFAAVLVLSRVKLDVDPGFDVHLFALANAVINSVVAVLLVAGLITVKQKDHVSHKQIMLFAILLSVLFLVSYICHHLFAGETRFGGDGIGKTVYYIILFTHIPLAGIVLPFILFTAYRALTGDYDKHKKLVRITWPLWFYVAVTGVLVYLMISPYYN; via the coding sequence ATGTTACAGCCTTCACTTAAAAAGAATGATAAAAAAGCAAGGGTACTGATCTTTACGTTGTCAGCCATCGTATTTGCTGCGGTGCTGGTATTGAGCAGGGTAAAGCTGGATGTTGACCCGGGATTTGATGTGCACCTGTTTGCGCTGGCGAATGCCGTTATCAATTCGGTTGTGGCCGTATTGCTGGTGGCCGGGCTGATCACGGTAAAACAAAAGGACCATGTATCACATAAGCAGATCATGCTTTTTGCCATCCTGCTGTCGGTATTGTTCCTGGTATCTTATATCTGCCACCACCTGTTTGCAGGTGAAACCAGGTTTGGGGGTGATGGCATCGGCAAGACGGTCTATTACATTATTCTCTTTACCCACATTCCCCTTGCCGGAATCGTTCTTCCCTTTATTTTGTTTACTGCATACCGGGCATTGACCGGAGACTATGATAAGCACAAAAAACTCGTAAGGATCACGTGGCCGCTTTGGTTTTATGTGGCCGTAACAGGGGTGCTGGTTTACCTGATGATCAGTCCGTATTACAATTAA
- a CDS encoding MGMT family protein — translation MKNSWLEGEDYYYNEQGFIVLTAKYHSDRGYCCGNGCRHCPYAYKNVPEPKRNELLSLVNNGKEDTGKKSGKAGPAKKEGPKDTLKEYSFFHDVYDVVRQVPKGRVTSYGAIAAYLGTKLSARMVGWAMNAAHNAKPKVPAQRVVNRNGMLSGKHHFATPTLMEELLKKDGVAVKNDTVVDLKKRFWDPLVELSL, via the coding sequence ATGAAGAACAGCTGGCTTGAAGGGGAAGATTATTATTACAATGAACAGGGGTTTATTGTTTTGACCGCCAAATACCATTCAGACAGGGGGTATTGCTGCGGCAACGGCTGCAGGCATTGCCCCTATGCATATAAGAATGTTCCGGAACCAAAGAGAAATGAATTGCTATCTTTAGTGAACAATGGCAAAGAAGATACCGGTAAAAAATCAGGAAAAGCGGGCCCTGCAAAAAAGGAAGGGCCAAAAGATACGCTGAAGGAGTACAGTTTTTTCCATGATGTATATGATGTGGTGAGGCAGGTCCCGAAAGGAAGGGTTACCTCGTATGGAGCCATTGCTGCATACCTGGGCACAAAGCTTTCGGCCCGCATGGTAGGCTGGGCCATGAATGCAGCCCACAACGCCAAACCAAAAGTGCCTGCCCAGCGGGTGGTTAACCGGAACGGGATGCTGAGCGGCAAACATCACTTTGCAACACCCACCTTAATGGAAGAGTTATTGAAGAAAGACGGGGTTGCTGTTAAGAACGATACCGTGGTTGATCTTAAAAAACGATTTTGGGATCCACTGGTTGAATTAAGTTTATAA
- the trmB gene encoding tRNA (guanosine(46)-N7)-methyltransferase TrmB, translating into MAQKKLQRFADFKSLSNALEYPAGMRGQWPVFFKNNNPLVLELACGRGEYTVGLARLFPGKNFIGVDVKGNRMYIGAKTCLQENIANAGFLRTQIEKLTDYFSPGEVDEIWLTFPDPQLRTSRAKKRLTHPRFLRLYQQVLKPGGFIHLKTDSPDLYLFTKRVAGLYAITLLEDSDNVYADQDIKEELKIKTHYENLDIAQSKKIHYLKFILPPEIKDIDKQLQEILKHEEQLA; encoded by the coding sequence ATGGCGCAAAAAAAACTGCAGCGTTTTGCTGATTTTAAAAGCCTTTCCAATGCACTGGAATACCCGGCCGGTATGCGGGGACAATGGCCTGTTTTTTTTAAAAACAACAATCCCCTGGTACTGGAGCTTGCCTGCGGCCGGGGCGAGTATACGGTGGGGCTTGCCCGGCTTTTCCCGGGGAAGAATTTTATTGGTGTGGATGTTAAAGGCAACCGCATGTACATCGGTGCAAAGACATGCCTGCAGGAAAATATTGCCAATGCCGGCTTTTTGCGTACCCAGATCGAAAAACTCACCGACTATTTCTCCCCGGGTGAAGTGGACGAGATATGGCTCACGTTCCCCGATCCCCAACTCCGTACTTCGAGGGCAAAAAAGAGGCTGACCCACCCCCGGTTCCTGCGTTTATACCAGCAGGTCCTGAAACCGGGCGGGTTTATTCACCTTAAAACCGATTCGCCGGACCTGTATCTTTTTACAAAAAGAGTGGCAGGCCTGTATGCTATTACCCTGCTGGAAGATTCAGATAATGTGTATGCAGACCAGGACATAAAAGAAGAATTAAAGATCAAAACGCATTACGAAAACCTGGATATAGCGCAAAGCAAAAAGATACACTACCTGAAGTTTATACTCCCTCCGGAAATAAAAGATATTGATAAACAACTGCAGGAAATTTTAAAGCATGAAGAACAGCTGGCTTGA
- a CDS encoding universal stress protein — MNTVIVPVDFSETSLHAARYAAQLLAGHYGVTMILYHSYSRSSEAEKATTDLENLKAGLMKAHVVKMEILAHEESDFVDGLEKAARHRRADLVIMGITGKSALAQVFFGSNTLKMAETKACPVLIVPENAEFKPLKNVMLTSDFKNTVETTPSVPIKDFLDIFQPQLHIVNVDKDHYISLTEDYEKEKQELKQMFADYRPEFYFMRLYDVDEAINLFAESRNIDLIIAVQKNHSFIGKLLSGNRTKTLSYHSKMPILVMHE; from the coding sequence ATGAATACGGTTATCGTACCAGTTGATTTTTCCGAAACATCGTTGCATGCTGCCCGTTATGCAGCCCAATTGCTTGCGGGTCATTATGGGGTAACCATGATCTTATATCACAGCTACAGCAGGTCTTCCGAAGCAGAAAAAGCAACAACTGACCTGGAAAACCTGAAAGCCGGACTGATGAAAGCGCATGTTGTGAAGATGGAGATACTGGCACATGAGGAAAGCGATTTTGTAGATGGACTCGAGAAAGCAGCCCGCCACCGCCGGGCCGACCTGGTGATCATGGGTATCACCGGAAAATCAGCCCTGGCACAGGTGTTTTTCGGGAGCAATACATTGAAAATGGCCGAAACAAAAGCCTGCCCGGTACTCATCGTTCCGGAAAATGCCGAGTTCAAACCCCTGAAGAATGTGATGCTTACTTCCGACTTTAAGAACACGGTTGAAACCACGCCTTCGGTTCCTATTAAAGATTTCTTAGACATTTTTCAGCCACAGCTGCATATAGTGAATGTTGACAAAGACCACTATATCTCCCTGACGGAAGATTATGAAAAGGAAAAGCAGGAACTGAAACAGATGTTTGCTGACTACCGGCCTGAATTTTATTTTATGCGGCTGTATGATGTGGACGAAGCCATCAATTTATTTGCAGAAAGCAGGAACATCGACCTCATCATCGCTGTTCAGAAGAATCATTCATTCATTGGCAAATTATTGAGCGGTAACCGTACTAAAACATTATCCTACCACAGCAAGATGCCGATACTGGTGATGCATGAGTGA
- a CDS encoding nucleoside deaminase: MNKEANKFMRKAIRISVANVEKQKGGPFGAIVVKDGRIIARGSNQVTSSNDPTAHAEIVAIRKACKALKTFQLTGCEIYTSCEPCPMCLGAIYWARPDKLFYASSKEDAAAINFDDKFIYEEIAKPVEERKLFTKQVLREKALEAFEKWKISPNKIEY, translated from the coding sequence ATGAACAAGGAAGCCAACAAATTCATGCGGAAAGCGATCCGCATTTCGGTAGCAAACGTGGAAAAGCAAAAGGGCGGCCCCTTCGGGGCCATCGTGGTAAAAGACGGAAGGATCATTGCCCGGGGCTCTAACCAGGTCACTTCCAGCAACGATCCCACGGCACATGCAGAAATAGTAGCCATCCGAAAAGCCTGCAAGGCGCTTAAGACCTTTCAACTGACCGGTTGTGAAATTTACACCAGTTGCGAACCCTGTCCCATGTGCCTGGGCGCCATCTACTGGGCCAGGCCCGATAAATTATTTTATGCCAGCAGCAAGGAAGATGCAGCAGCCATCAATTTCGATGATAAGTTCATTTATGAGGAAATAGCAAAGCCTGTTGAAGAAAGGAAACTTTTTACCAAACAGGTGCTGCGGGAAAAAGCACTGGAAGCCTTTGAAAAATGGAAGATAAGCCCCAATAAAATCGAATATTGA
- a CDS encoding FAD binding domain-containing protein → MIRFILNDKLIETELPSGSTVLDFVRCHKRLTGTKIGCREGDCGACTVLVGDFDLHSNGGDKLVYRSMTSCLMPLGNAQGKHIVSVEGINLPAGRQGMKELSPVQQAMVDTNGTQCGFCTIGFVMSLTGFVLDENTKQYGEAIASIDGNICRCTGYKSIERAAAILSEKMNDKPGKETIAWLVKKKFIPEYFLQIKDRLIQLRETAAQQANGHSEQGLMIGGGTDLIVQKALTVKRSSVQHLSDNSELHGIRSENGRCYIGGAVTVTAFAESKRMQDIFPGLPQYIKLISSTPIRNMATMAGNIVNASPIGDMSIFFLALDAELVLNRIGKKRTVKLRDFYKGYKETDRSADERMEQIVFTPPQKDQFSFEKVCKRTHLDIASVNSACQVKLDAGGLIETIHLSAGGVAPFPKYLTATADFLKGKMISAAVLKEAIAVMNTEIAPISDARGTADYKRLLLRQLFLAHFKIKEELIRQVVGV, encoded by the coding sequence ATGATCCGTTTTATTCTAAACGATAAACTGATCGAAACAGAACTTCCATCGGGGAGTACGGTGCTTGATTTTGTGCGCTGTCACAAAAGACTCACCGGTACCAAGATCGGTTGCCGGGAAGGAGATTGCGGCGCCTGCACTGTTTTAGTGGGAGACTTTGATCTCCATAGCAATGGGGGTGACAAACTGGTTTACCGCTCCATGACGAGTTGCCTGATGCCCCTGGGCAATGCACAGGGAAAACATATTGTTTCGGTGGAAGGGATCAACCTGCCTGCCGGTAGGCAAGGCATGAAAGAATTGTCGCCGGTACAACAGGCCATGGTGGATACCAACGGTACCCAATGCGGATTCTGTACCATTGGCTTTGTGATGTCCCTTACCGGCTTCGTACTGGATGAAAATACAAAACAATACGGGGAGGCCATTGCTTCGATAGATGGGAATATATGCCGGTGCACCGGCTATAAATCCATTGAAAGGGCAGCAGCAATACTTTCGGAGAAGATGAATGACAAACCCGGCAAAGAAACAATTGCCTGGCTGGTGAAAAAGAAATTCATCCCTGAGTATTTTTTGCAGATCAAAGACAGGCTTATTCAATTAAGAGAAACAGCAGCGCAACAGGCAAACGGCCATTCAGAACAAGGGCTGATGATTGGTGGCGGCACTGATCTTATTGTACAAAAGGCGCTGACTGTAAAAAGATCTTCTGTTCAGCATTTGTCTGATAACAGTGAATTGCACGGGATAAGATCTGAGAACGGGCGATGCTATATCGGGGGTGCTGTAACAGTTACTGCCTTTGCTGAATCGAAACGGATGCAGGATATTTTTCCTGGCCTTCCGCAATACATCAAACTCATTTCCTCCACACCCATCCGCAACATGGCCACCATGGCGGGTAATATCGTTAATGCTTCCCCCATTGGCGACATGAGCATATTTTTCCTGGCGCTGGATGCTGAACTTGTATTGAACAGGATCGGGAAAAAAAGGACCGTAAAGCTCAGGGATTTTTATAAGGGATATAAAGAGACCGACCGGTCTGCTGATGAACGCATGGAGCAGATCGTTTTCACTCCCCCGCAAAAAGACCAATTCAGTTTTGAAAAGGTCTGTAAGCGAACACACCTCGATATTGCCAGCGTGAACTCGGCATGCCAGGTAAAACTGGATGCAGGCGGCCTGATCGAAACGATTCATTTATCTGCCGGGGGCGTAGCGCCTTTTCCCAAATACCTTACTGCCACAGCAGATTTTTTGAAAGGGAAAATGATCAGTGCAGCAGTACTGAAAGAAGCAATTGCTGTAATGAATACAGAGATAGCGCCCATCAGCGATGCAAGAGGTACGGCAGATTACAAACGGTTATTGCTGCGGCAATTATTCCTGGCACATTTCAAAATTAAAGAAGAACTGATCCGGCAGGTTGTTGGAGTATAA